A region from the Ptychodera flava strain L36383 chromosome 10, AS_Pfla_20210202, whole genome shotgun sequence genome encodes:
- the LOC139141574 gene encoding beta-1,4 N-acetylgalactosaminyltransferase 1-like, whose protein sequence is MFAILRHKPFLFLLLLNAFFLSYLSFLISSKNCSCISIVDPKNIRLAANSGNSAKQTSGNVHAGEASEFDPTVENSALLDILRDRNTFTKWEERSLRNQGNKFRLKCDCPEPPKWLWKNDVNDRRVAEGRNWDEALDKKLQPMVKCLAMSPLSYVGSGITTEPFQAVPILGLYIHDKVIEALENDARDVHFIVRSVSQLGNIHISKNLAPELMDDFIVEGDGTALLNITFVAGKLRSLNLIIDKLVYKSNSFHVDKYDQLEVNFLKFTNYINVHVRRQPLPDLIDPGDEDDIAAKVTVITKTFERYDCLGRFVKNVRKFYPTVPIIIADDSEFPEVVDEPNVKHFTMPFRDGCFAGRNLALSQVRTKYLVFADDDFVFTTNTSLELMIEKLEDKDLELDIVSAPIEGLISLDYVFKLALDAEQGICAAGVLSSVDAEQREVPGYPQCIWGEMLNNFFMAKTTVLRRIGFDPGFIYAGHEEFWLDAVGKAKSAVCNDVSIGHYRTETEKYGPYRFQSEARRKRDPHLLFGNNLCYWKNWEFEEKPETYT, encoded by the coding sequence ATGTTTGCTATTCTGAGACATAAACCGTTTTTGTTCTTGTTGCTGCTAAACGCGTTTTTTCTATCATACTTGTCGTTTCTTATATCTAGTAAAAATTGCTCTTGTATAAGTATAGTGGATCCTAAAAATATCCGTTTGGCTGCTAACAGTGGGAACTCCGCAAAGCAAACAAGCGGCAACGTGCATGCAGGGGAGGCCTCTGAGTTTGACCCCACCGTGGAAAATTCTGCGTTGTTGGACATACTGCGTGACAGAAACACCTTCACAAAATGGGAAGAGCGGTCCCTCCGCAACCAGGGCAACAAGTTCCGTCTGAAATGCGACTGTCCTGAACCTCCGAAATGGCTGTGGAAAAACGATGTAAACGACCGACGAGTTGCGGAAGGAAGAAACTGGGACGAAGCGTTGGACAAGAAGCTTCAAccgatggtgaaatgcctagcGATGTCACCGCTTAGCTACGTCGGAAGCGGCATCACCACGGAACCATTTCAAGCTGTTCCTATACTCGGGTTATACATCCACGACAAGGTAATTGAAGCGTTGGAAAATGACGCCCGAGACGTACATTTCATTGTACGGTCTGTCAGCCAGTTAGGAAATATCCATATTTCGAAAAATCTGGCACCTGAACTTATGGACGATTTCATCGTCGAAGGCGACGGGACGGCTCTGCTCAATATTACTTTTGTTGCTGGGAAACTTAGGAGCCTCAACCTTATCATCGATAAGTTGGTCTACAAAAGCAACAGCTTTCATGTTGATAAATATGACCAATTGGAAGTGAACTTTCTTAAATTTACCAACTATATCAACGTTCACGTGCGAAGACAACCTCTGCCGGACCTGATCGATCCAGGTGACGAAGATGACATAGCGGCGAAAGTCACCGTCATCACGAAAACCTTCGAACGCTACGACTGCCTTGGCAGGTTCGTCAAGAACGTTCGGAAGTTTTATCCGACGGTTCCAATAATCATCGCCGACGATTCGGAATTTCCGGAGGTCGTCGACGAACCGAACGTGAAACATTTCACGATGCCCTTTCGCGACGGCTGCTTCGCTGGGAGGAATCTCGCTCTCAGTCAAGTCCGAACCAAGTACCTGGTTTTCGCCGACGACGATTTTGTGTTCACTACCAATACTAGCCTGGAACTCATGATTGAAAAGCTTGAAGACAAAGACCTTGAACTTGATATTGTGTCAGCGCCAATTGAAGGGCTGATATCTCTCGATTACGTGTTTAAATTGGCGCTTGACGCGGAGCAGGGAATCTGTGCAGCCGGTGTGCTCAGCTCAGTAGACGCGGAACAGAGAGAGGTCCCCGGCTACCCACAATGCATCTGGGGTGAAATgcttaataatttcttcatggCAAAGACAACCGTATTGCGTCGCATAGGTTTCGATCCTGGTTTCATATATGCCGGCCACGAAGAATTTTGGCTGGATGCGGTCGGAAAGGCCAAGAGCGCCGTCTGCAACGACGTTTCAATCGGCCACTACCGgacagaaacagaaaagtaCGGACCGTA